A DNA window from Acinetobacter sp. 10FS3-1 contains the following coding sequences:
- a CDS encoding acetyl-CoA hydrolase/transferase family protein: MSLDRIRLASLHNKVISPEQAAAFIEDGMTVGMSGFTRAGEAKAVPLALVQRAKTNPLKITLITGASLGNDLDKQLTEAGVLARRLPFQVDNTLRKAINNGEVMFIDQHLSETVEQMRNLQLKKPDVAVIEAVAITEDGGIIPTTSVGNSASFAIFAEKVIVEINTNLSPAFEGLHDIYIPTYRPTRQAIPLTQVDERIGTHAINIDPSKIVGIVFNSEFHDSPSTVTAPDDETQSIANHLIAFFEQEVAEKRLPKNLGPLQAGIGSIANAVLTGLKESNFEDLVMYSEVLQDCTFELIDAGKMKFASGSSITLSAKYGEKVFNNLEHYKDKLVLRPQEISNHPELVRRLGIIGINTALEFDIYGNVNSTHVCGTKMMNGIGGSGDFARNAHLAIFVTKSVAKGGDISSVVPFASHIDHAEHDVDILVTEQGLADLRGLAPRERARAIIDNCAHPMYRDALNDYFDRACAKGGHTPHLLREALAWHSNFEEYGHMLTAEVAVKTA; the protein is encoded by the coding sequence ATGTCTTTAGATCGTATCCGTTTAGCCTCCCTCCACAACAAAGTCATCAGCCCAGAACAAGCCGCTGCATTCATCGAAGATGGCATGACTGTGGGTATGAGTGGCTTTACTCGCGCTGGCGAAGCTAAGGCAGTTCCTTTGGCTTTGGTACAACGTGCAAAAACCAATCCATTAAAAATCACCCTGATTACTGGTGCCTCGCTCGGTAACGATCTTGACAAACAACTGACTGAAGCAGGCGTATTGGCACGCCGTTTACCTTTCCAGGTAGACAATACCTTACGTAAAGCCATTAACAATGGCGAAGTCATGTTCATTGACCAGCACTTGTCTGAAACTGTTGAACAAATGCGTAACCTGCAATTGAAAAAGCCGGATGTTGCGGTCATTGAAGCTGTTGCGATTACTGAAGATGGCGGCATCATTCCAACAACATCTGTTGGTAACTCTGCAAGCTTTGCAATTTTTGCAGAAAAAGTGATTGTAGAAATCAACACCAACCTCAGCCCGGCATTTGAAGGCTTGCACGATATCTACATTCCGACATATCGTCCAACACGCCAAGCAATTCCATTGACTCAAGTGGACGAGCGTATTGGTACACATGCAATCAACATCGATCCTTCAAAAATTGTAGGTATCGTATTTAACAGCGAATTCCATGACTCTCCATCTACTGTGACTGCACCCGATGATGAGACTCAGTCTATTGCAAACCACCTGATCGCTTTCTTTGAACAAGAAGTGGCTGAAAAGCGTTTACCGAAAAACCTTGGCCCGCTTCAGGCAGGTATCGGCTCAATCGCTAACGCTGTATTGACGGGTCTGAAAGAATCTAACTTTGAAGATCTGGTGATGTATTCAGAAGTACTGCAAGACTGTACTTTCGAATTGATCGATGCAGGTAAAATGAAATTTGCTTCAGGCTCTTCAATTACACTTTCTGCAAAATACGGCGAGAAAGTATTTAACAACCTGGAACACTACAAAGACAAACTGGTTCTTCGTCCACAAGAAATCTCTAACCATCCTGAACTGGTTCGCCGTTTAGGTATTATCGGCATCAACACTGCGCTTGAGTTTGATATTTACGGTAACGTCAACTCGACTCACGTTTGTGGTACCAAAATGATGAACGGTATTGGCGGTTCAGGTGACTTTGCACGTAATGCGCACCTGGCGATCTTTGTGACCAAATCAGTAGCAAAAGGTGGCGACATCTCTTCTGTGGTTCCATTTGCCTCTCACATTGACCATGCTGAGCATGATGTAGACATTCTGGTCACAGAACAGGGACTTGCTGACCTGCGCGGCCTTGCTCCACGTGAACGTGCGCGTGCGATCATCGACAACTGTGCACATCCAATGTACCGTGATGCCCTGAACGACTACTTCGACCGTGCCTGTGCAAAAGGCGGCCATACCCCTCATCTGCTTCGTGAAGCATTGGCGTGGCATTCTAACTTTGAAGAATATGGTCATATGCTGACTGCAGAAGTTGCAGTTAAAACAGCATAA